CGGCCTTCCCACGCCTCGTCGATCGCCTTGCGGTACGCGCTCGTCGTGAGCGCCGTGTACTCGGCGTCCTTGTAGCGCCCCTCGATTTTGAGGCAGTGCACGCCGATCCGCACGAGGTCGGGCACTTGCTGCAACGCGTACAAGTCGCCGGGCGACAGTAGGTAGCGGGCGTCGCCGAGATCGCGCCGCTCGTCGTCCACGACGAGGTCGTACGGCAAGCGGCACGCTTGGGCGCATTGACCGCGGTTGGCGCTGCGTCCGCCCCACGCCTCGCTGGAAAAGCACTGGCCCGAGTAGCTGACACACAACGCGCCGTGCACGAAGGTCTCGAGTTCGATGTCGGTCGCCTTCGCGATGCGCTCGATGTCGAGCAAGCTGAGTTCTCGACCCAAGACGACGCGGCTCGCTCCGAAGCGCCGAGCGAGCTCGGCGCCTTCTGCGGACGTGATGCTCATCTGCGTCGAGCCGTGAATCGGAAGGTCGGGAACGAGGTCGTGGGCGATCTTCGCCACGCCGAGGTCCTGCACGATGATCGAGTCCGCGCCGGATTGCGCGATGTGCACGAGTTGCTTTTCGGCGTTCTTGAGTTCGCGGTCGAACACGAGGACGTTGAAGGTCACGAAGCCCAGCACGCCGCGGGTGTGCAGATAACGCATGACGTCGGGCAGTTCTTCGCTGGAAAAACCGACCTTCGCCCGCGCGTGAAAGGCGTCGAGGCCGAAGTACACGGCGTCCGCGCCCGCCTCCACGGCCGCCTTGAGTTGCGGCCATCCTCCGGCGGGGCTCATCAGTTCGGGCTTCACGGGCGTACGAGGCATAACGAGACAGTCTAAAGGATGCCTTCACGGCCGAACAGGAAGCGCGTCACTGCTCGCGACGGTCATCCGCCGGATCGTTCGGACCTCTCGAAGCGCTCGGACAGGATGAAGAACGTCGGAGCCCACAGCCCGATGAAAATACCGAATCGTTCGGCGTGCGCCGCGTCCTTGTCACGGCCGCCCGAGGCGCCCCAAACGATGATCGATCCGAGGATCGAAGCGAAACCGGCCCACAAGCAGACGCGCGACAACTTGACTTCGTTTGCGTTCATACGTCCTCCGCTCGCCATGGTCATGCAAAGGCGGCGCGAAGAGTGCACGATGTGCGACGCTCAAGACCTTAGCGCGAGCTTGAGGCCCTTCACACCGCCGGGCAGATGCGTCGCTTCCACCCCGTCGGCGAGAAGGTACATCGCGGCGACGCGAGACCTCACGCCGATCTCGCACACGACGACGACGCGGCCCGTGATTCCGTGTCCGCCCTTCTCGATCTTTTCGAGGCTGCTCACGAGAATCTCGTTCGGAATGAGCGTCTCCAGCGGGTCCTTCCAGCGAAGTTCCTGCGGGCGGATGTCGACGACGACGACGTCGGGAGAAATCACGGAGTCAGTGTACGCCGAACGCGCGTCTCGCGCGAAAGGCACATTCCTAGCGTTTCGCTCGGGTATGCTTTATTCCATGGAAGAAGTGACTCCTCAAGAAGGTCTTCGTCTCGTTCAGCAAGGCGCGTTGTTGCTGGACGTGCGCGAATCGAACGAGTTCGAGGAAGTGCACGCCGAAGGCGCGCAGCTCATGCCGCTCTCGTCGTTTCAGCAGACGTACGACGAGCTCGACAAGGACCGCGACATCGTCGTGATCTGCCGCTCGGGCGCCCGAAGCGCACAAGCCGCGCAGTTTTTGCTGCAGCAAGGCTACAACGCGGTGAATTTGCAAGGTGGCACGATGGCGTGGGAGCAAGCAGGGCTGCCCGTCGAAAGGAAGGACGCGTGACGCAGGACATGACCCAGGAAACGAACGACGCGAGCACCTCGCTCCCGACCGAAGCTCAGGTGCGCGAGGCGATGAAGATCGTCAAGGACCCCGAGATTCCCGTGAACGTCGTCGATCTCGGCCTCGTGTACGACGTGGAGATCAACGAGGGGGGCGCGGTGGACATCACCATGACCCTCACGTCCGTCGGTTGCCCCGTGCAGGACATGATTCGCGCGGACGCGGAACTCGCCGTGATGCGCGTCGACGGCGTCACGCAAGTCAACGTGGACTTCGTGTGGTCGCCGCCGTGGAGCCCGGACAAGATGAGCGAGGACGGCAAGCGCCAGATGCGGATGTTCGGCTTCAACGTCTGAGCAGGCTCCACCCGCTTCCTTCGACCCCCTCGCCCATGATGGGCGAGGGGGTTTTGCTTGGGCCGTTCAGTTCGCCGGGGGTAGGAGCACCGTGTCGATGACGTGGACGACGCCGTTGCTGGCGGCGATGTCGGTTTGCGTGACGTTGGCGTTGTTGATGCGAACTCGGCTGCCGTTCACGGCAATCGTGACGTTCGAGCCTTGCGAGGTGCGCGCGGAGCGCAGACGCACGACTTGCGCGGCGGTCACGTGGCCGGGCACGACGTGATACAGCAGGACGCGCCGGAGCGCGGCGGGATCGTTGAGAAGCGCCTGCAGCTGCGCGGCGGGCACCTTGGCGAACGCCGCGTTCGTGGGCGCGAAGACCGTGAAGGAGCCCGAGCCGCTCAAAGTCTCGGCCAAGCCGGCGGCTTGCACGGCTTGCAGCAGCGTGGAGAAGTTGGGGTCGGACGCGACGATGCCGGCGATCGTGGTGTTCGCGCCACCTCCGGCGAGGGCGGCAGGGCCTGTGAGCAGAGCGAGGGTCAGCGAAGCAGCAATCAACTTTTTCATGGCATATCCTTTCGGGCCGCACTGACACGATGTTTTGCGGCCTCCGACGTTATTGTCGAAGGCCGCCGAGCGCCGAAACGTACCATTTCGCCGAGTTCACGACCGAATTGTCGCGGAGCGTTTCATCTTGGTGGATCGCCCGCCACAAATGGAAACGGGACGCACCGCGAACTCGATCGTCGGGACCGAACGGGCTCACGGTCGGCCCGAGGGCGGCGCTCCTCACGAGGGGCAGCAGGGCGTGGCCGAAAATGCCGACACCCACCGACGGACACAAGTCCACGCCGATGAGCGGCCCGAGCTGACGCCCGAGGGCGAGCGCCGACAAGTTGAGGCCCGTGTTGCTCGTGGCGAGTGCGGACCTTTTCTTGGCCGTCGGGGTTCGGACGGTTTCGTCCGCGCCTCCGTACAATGCGGGCGTGCCTCCAAATCGATCCTCCGTGTTCGTGACGAGCGGGTCGTACCCGCCGCGTGACGGCCACTCGGTGACGCTGCTCGTCGATGGCGAGCCCGCCTTTCGCCGTATTTGCGAAGCGATCGAAGCCGCGCGTTTCGACGTGTGGGTGACGATCACGTTCCTTTGGTCGTCCTTTCGCATGCCCGACGGCCGAGAAGCGCTCGACGTGCTCGAATGCGCCGCGAAGCGCGGCGTGAACGTGCGCGTCCTCTTTTGGCGCCCCGACGACGAGACGGCGTCGCTTCGTCGAAACGCGTGGTGGGGTTCACCCGAACACTTCGACGAGCTTCGGCGGCGCGGCTCGCCGCTGCACGTTCGTTGGGACCGCGCGCAAGGCGGCTTCTGTCAGCATCAGAAGTCTTGGCTGGTCGATCCCGGCGAGGACGACGGCGTGGCGTTCGTGGGCGGCATCAACCTCAACCCTCATTCGGTCGTGTCGCCCGGCCATCACGGCGAAGGGCAAAATCACGACGTGTACGTGGAAGTGCGAGGACCGTGCGTCGGAGACGTGGCGCACAACTTCGTGCAGCGCTGGAACGAGGCGAGCGAGCGGCGCGCGGCCGACGGGCATTGGAACGGCGAGGACGAGTTGCCGTTCCCGGCCCGCCTTCCGAAGCCGCGCGGCACGGCGACGGTGCAAGTGCAGCGAACGATTCACGCGGGCCGTGTGGCACACGGTCGCCCGCCCGTGGACGGCGCGGAATTCGACATCGCGCTCGGAGAGCGCTCTGTTCTCGACGGAGTGCTGCGCGCGCTGGGATTCGCGCGCCGTTCGATCTATGTCGAGCAGCAGTACGTGGAGGTCCTCGAGGTCGTCGAGGCGTTGCACGCCGCGTGCGCGCGCGGCGTGGAGGTGGTGTTGGTGATGCCGAGCGAACCGGCGGTGGGGCCCGACGCCTACCGATCGCCCGAGCGCCGCGCGTTCCTCGAGCGGCGCTCGGCGTTGGGCTCGTACGCGAACTTCACGCTTTGCGGCTTGGCCGGATCGAGCGAGGACGGACGACGGGCGCCCGTCTACGTCCACGCGAAACTCTTGCTCGTGGACGACGTGTGCGCCGTGGTCGGCTCGGCGAATTGGCATCGCTTTTCGTTGTTCGGCAACGCCGAGTTGAACGTGGCGATCCACGACGTGCCGTCGGCGCGGGCGTTTCGCGTCGCGCTGTTCGAGGAGCATCTCGGCGAGGACACCGCGCACCTGGACGACTTGGAGGCGCTGGGTCGCTTCAAGGCGGTCGCTCGCGCCAACCGCGAGAGGTTGGCGCGAGGTGACCCCGCGTGGCAGGGCCTCGTGTTCGCGGCGGACGTGGCGCGGTACGGCGTGACGTAGGCGGGCGAGCGTCGAAGTCAGTCGTCGGTGCCGAAGGCGTTCACCGTCGGCTTGAAGGCGGCGCCGCTCACGAGCAGCAGCAGCAACAGCAGGACGCCGCTGAAAATGTAGGGTCCGCTGACGCTGACTTGTTGGTAGAGCCCCGCGCCGATGAGCGGACCGAACATTCTCCCGAGGGCGAGCGCCGAGGCGTTGAGACCCGCGATGCGGCCCTGTTCACGTTCGCTCGCGCCCAGACTCAAGGCTGCCGAGAGGCTCGGCGCGAGCAGGGCCGAGCCGACTCCGACGACGCCGAGCGCGAAGGTGATACTCCAAAAGTCCTGCCCGAGCGCGATGAGCAGCATGCCGCCTCCCATCACCACGAGGCCCGCATAGATGAGTGCGCGCGGCGCGAATTTCGTCGAGAGGGAGCGTAGGGCGCCTCCTTGCACGAGCGCGGCGAGCAAGCCGAACACCGTCAGCATGAAGCCGATCGTGCGAGTGGCGTCACGTCCCGACACGGCCAGGCGGTCTTGCACGAAAAAGCCGATGGTCTGCTCCATGCCGACCGACGCGAGGGTGTACAGCATGGACACCACGAGCAGCAAGGCCACGCCGGGCCGGGCGAGCAGATCGAGCGAGAAGCGCGGCGTGAGGCGCTCCACGACCTCGTTCGGGCGGCGGCCTTCTTGCAACGCCGTCCGAGCGAACAGCGCCGTCAGGAGGCCGAGGCCCACCGAGAAGTACACGGGCGCGAGCAGCCCGAAGCTCGACAGGGCGGCGCTGATGCTCGGTCCGAAGACCATGCCCAGACCGAGCGCGGCCCCGACGAGGCCCATGGCAGGCCCGCGGTTGTTCGCGTCGCCAAGGTCGGCGAGGTAGGCTTGCGCGGTCGGCAGGGTCGCGCTCGACAAGGCGCCTCCGATCGTGCGAGCGACGAGCAGGCCGAGAAACAACGGCCATCCCGACAGCGTGCCGTGCAATCCGAGCGTGGCGACGAGGCCGAACAGCGCGAACGACCCCGAGAAACCGACGAGCCCGAGCGTCAGGATCGGCTTGCGGCCCACGCGCTCCGAGCGTGCTTGCCACAGCGGCGCCGTGAGAAATTGCATGAGGCTGTACGCGGTGCCGAGCAGACCCACTTCGGTTTCGCTCAAGCCGAGTCGTCTCGCGAGCGGGGCGAGGATCGGGAAGAGGACCGACAAGCCCAGCGTCGCCACGAACAGGGTCAGAAACAGGATGACGCGAGGGCGGCGCACCACGGCATGCTAACAACGGGCCGAGGAGGCGTCAGGTCGCTTTGTCCCGCCCAGCGAGGACGCTGAGGAAGCTGACGCACGTGTTCGACTTCGACCTGATTGTGATTTTCGAAGTCTTGTCAAGTCCCTGAAGGACCCATATACTTTGGTTGAGCATGAAGCAATACGGCTGTGCTGCTCGGTGACCCGAAGACGTGGAAACCCTGTCTTCCGTCACGCCAAGGAGTGAAGCTATGAAGAAAGCACTGGGTCTTTCCCTGCTGTCCGTTGCCATGATGAGCCTCGGAAGCGCTTCCGCCGCCAAGATCACCGTTTGGACGCACTTCGAAGGGCCCGAACTTGCCTGGCTCAAGGATCAAGCGACCGCGTTCGAGCGTGCGACGAAGAACGACGTCGATATCGTCAGCGTGCCCTTCGGCACCATCCAAGACAAGTTCATCCAAAGCGCGCCGCGTGGTCAAGGCGCGGACCTCCTCGTCAGCCAACCGCACGACCGTCTCGGCGCCTTCGCGGCCGCCGGCGTCATCGAGCCGTTGGACAAGTACATCACGAGCCGTACGGACCTGTCCAAAATCGCGCTTAGCACGATGACGTACAAGGGTCGCCTCTTCGGCCTCCCGATGTTCGCCGAAGCGGTCGGCGTCGTGTACAACAAGAAGCTCGTCAAGAGCGTTCCGACGAACTGGAACGACTTCATCAAGGTCGCTCAAGCGAATACCGGCAACGGCCGCTTCGGCTTCTTGTACGACATCGCCAACGCGTACTACAACTACGGCATCATCAACGCCTACGGCGGATACGTCTTCAAGAACAACAACGGTACCCTCGACGTCAAGAACCTCGGGATCGCCAACGACGGCGCCGAGAAGGCGGCGAGCCTCCTGAACGACTTGCGCTACAAGTACAACCTCGTGCCCGAAGGGCTCGACGACCAAGCGGCGCGCTCGGCGTTCCTCGATGGTCGCCTCGCGATGTACCTCACGGGCCCTTGGAACATGGGTGACATCAAGAAGGCCGGCATCGACTACGGCATCGCCCCCTTGCCCACGCCTCCGGGCGCCACGAGCAAGTGGAGCCCCTTCGTCGGCGTGCAGGGCATCATGCTCAGCGCCTACAGCAAGAACAAGACGGTCGCCGCGCAGTTCGCGCGTCAACTCGTCACCTCGGACGCCCAAGTGAGCTTCAACAAGGCGGGCGGACGCCTGCCCGTGAGCCTCTCGGCGACCACGCGCCTCAAGAGCGACCCTGTCGTCGCGGGCTTCGGCAAGAACATCAATCTCGGCACGCCGATGCCCAACGTCGCGGAAATGGGCGCTGTGTGGGGCCCGTGGAGCAACGCGAACGCTCAAAGCGTCGCCAAGCCCAACGCGAACTTCAAGCAAATCCTGGATGCCGCGCAGAAAGAAATCAGCGCGAACATCAAGTAAGGTCGAGTCGTGTGTCAAGGGAAGGTCGTTTCGGCCTTCCCTTTTTTTGTGTCGATAGATAGTTTTTCGTTTCCTGTATCGTCTTGCGGGGCGATATAAGAAGGCGCAGAATAAGTTGATTTACTCAGAAGGAGGGACTATTTTCAATGACGACGTCACTTCGAGGTGACACGCCTCCTCAAGGAACACGCGGTCTGTTCATCGCGCTCGGCATTCTGCTCGTGCTGCTGGTGGGGTCCGCGTTCGTCGCTTGGGGACTGTCGAGACTCACGAGCCTCGTATGGCCGACAGCACCCGCGTGGTTGCTGTTGGTGTACCTCGCGCTCGTGCTGCTTCCCGCGATGTTGTTCGTTAGCCGAGCGTTTCGCTGGATTGTCAATTGGTACTACCTGTTGCCCGCCATCGTCGTGCTTCTCGCCTTCACGGTCTTCCCGATCGTCCTGACCGTGAACTTCGCGTTCACGAATTACAGCGGGCAGAACTCGGGATTCCCCGACACGGCGTACAAAACGTCGATAACCCTTTCGAGCGACCGCACGACGCTCACGCTCAAGGAGCTTCCCGAAGACTTCGCCACGGCGCAGCAGCTGTTCAACTGCGAAGGTGCGTCGTGCGCACGCAAGCCGATCGCGCTGTACGACGAGGCGGGCGCCGCGCCGGTGACGCTCTCGATCGCCAGCATCGAGGGCAATACCATTCGCTTGAGCGAGCCCGTTCCTGCGACCTTCACACCCGTCGAAACGACGCGCGTGAACACCATCAACTACGTCGGTCTGCGCAACTTCCAAGACATCTTCAAGCGCGCGGGGTCCGAACTTTGGCCGGTGTTCATCTGGACCGTCGCCTTCGCGTTCCTGACGATCATCATCAACGCCTTGTTCGGCTTGCTGCTCGGCATCTTGCTGTACAACAAGCGCCTCAAGGGTCGCAACTTCTACCGCACGCTGCTGTTCTTGCCGTGGGCCATTCCCGCCATCATCTCCATTCAAATGTGGCGCGCGCTGTTGGACCAACAGTTCGGCATCGTCAACAAGGGCCTGGGCCTCTTGGGCGCCTTGCCGGTGCCCTGGCTCACCGACCCCGATTGGGCGAAGGTAAGCATCCTGCTCGTGAACTTGTGGTTGGGCTTTCCGTACATGATGACCGCCACGATCTCGGCGCTCTCCACCATCCCCGACGATCTTTACGAAGCCGCCCAAATCGACGGTGCGAGCCGCTTCCAGCAAATCCAGAACATCACGCTGCCGCTGCTGCGTAACTCGTTCACGCCGATTTTGCTGTCGGGCTTCGCGTTCAACTTCAACAACTTCGGCATCATCTACCTCCTGACGCGCGGCGGCCCCGCGCAAGAAGGTCGCACTTCCACCGCGCAGGCGACCGACATCTTGCTGTCGTGGGGCTTCAACACCGCCTTCACGTCGGCGGGCGGCAGCAACTTCGCCGCCGCGTCCGCCATCGCCGTGATCATCTTCATCCTCACCGTCGCCATCAGCCTCGTGAACTTCCGCGCCGCCGGCGTCTTCCAGGAGGCCCGCCGATGACTGTCTCAGGGTCGAATCCGCCGAGCGGTTCCACGCACGACACGTCCGTCGTATACGTTCACAAAGAGCCCAGCTTGCTGCGCCGCGCCGTGCCGTGGCTCGTCGCCCTCGCGATTCTCGTCGGTTTGTACTTCCTCGTCCAAGCGCTCGCCAGGCCCTTCGTGTCCGGCACCATTCGGCCGTCGTTCTCGATTCTGCGCATTCCGAACGGCTGGCAAGCCGCCTTGCTGTGGCTGCTCGGCGCCGTCGGCTTGCTGGCGCTCACGAGCTTCATCGGCAAGGTGTGGGGCGAGCGCACGTCGAAGCGCACCATCAGCTACTGGCAAGTGCTCGGCGACCAACTCACGCACCTGTTCTTGTGGCTCGTGATCTTCGTCGCCGTGTACCCGCTGTTCTTCGTGCTCATCGCGTCGTTCGATCCGCGCAACAGCCTCTACCAATTCTTCTTGCCCACGACCGGCAACGTGTTCGTGCGCTCGGGGTTGTGGCCGAACTTCGCGAACTCCAGCTTGGACAACTACACGCGCTTGTTCGACGGCGTGAACATTCCGGCGTGGCAGTGGATCTTGCTCGGTGTGATCGCCGGAGCCGCCCTCGCGCTGCTGGTGATCACCTTCCTCCGGCGCCGCGCGAGCGACGAGCGTGCGTACGAGCGCCCGAGCCGCACACTGACGTACGTCGCGCTGGGAGCGCTCGCCCTCATCGTGCTGTTCATGTCGCCCACGCAGTTCCAAGGGCAAGGCAACGAAAGCAAGTTCTTGTTGTCGGTGCGCAACACCTTCCTCGTGTCCGGCCTCACGGGCTTCATCGCGATTCTGTTGTCCACCACCGCCGGTTACGCCATGGCGCGACTTCGTTTTCCGGGTCGCTTCCAAACGCTGCTGTTCTTCATCTTCATTCAAATGTTCCCGGTGTTTCTCGGGCTCGTCGCGATTCAGTACCTGCTGTTCGCGCTGGGACTGTCGAACAGCTTCACGGGCCTGATCCTCGCGTACTCGGGTGGCGCGATCGCCTTCAACACCTGGATCTACAAAGGCTACGTGGAGAGCTTGCCGGAGTCGCTCGAAGAAGCGGCGCTGGTAGACGGCGCGACGCGTTGGCAAGCCTTCCAAAAGGTCGTGCTGCCTCTGTCGGGCTCGATGCTGGTGTTCATCTTCCTGAACCAGTTCATCGGAACGTACGCGGAGTACATCATCTCGTCGCAAGTCATGACGGGCATCGAAAACTGGACGGTCGGAATCTTGCTGTTCTCGTACACCTCCGACCAGTTCAGCACGAAGTGGGGCGTGTTCGCCGCGTCCGCAGTGATGGGCGCCTTGCCGATCGTCGCGCTGTTCTACGGCTTCCAACGCTACTTCGTGTCGGGCGCCGTCGCGGGTGGCGTGAAGGAGTGATTTGAACTAGACTTCGGGTACAACTCGAAGGCAACGCTTGTCCTGTTCGGGCACGACCTCTTTCAAAGAGGCGTGCCCTTTTTTCTGGAGGTTTCATGACGAGTCCTGTTCTTCAAAACATCGTGTTTTCCGACTTGCCCGCCTGGCACGATCACACGCCCGCCTTCACGGCGCGCCTCGGAGCCGAACGTGGCGAGACCGTCACCTTGCGCCTCAAGACGACCCTCGAGCCGAGAGCGGTGTACCTCAAGGTCGTCGTGCACGGCGAAATCGAGGAGTTCCCGGCGCGCGAAGTCGAAGCGCTCGACGGTGAGGGCCGCTGGTTCGAAATCGACTTGCGCCTCTCCGCCCGCAAGGTGCACTACGCGTGGCAGCTCGTGCTGGAAGAAGACAACGTGCACCTCACGATGGCGGGCTTGCACCGCGTTCGGCGCGCGTACCGCGACTGGTTCCACTACCTGGCGGGCTATGAGGCGCCCACGTGGGCTTGGAAGAGCGTCTTCTATCAAATCTTTCCGGACCGCTTCCGCAACAGCAACCCCGACAACGACGTGAAGACGGGCGAGTACGAATACGCGGGCAAGCCGGTCGTGCACGTCGACTGGGACGTGCCGCCCGCGCGCGACCTCGATATTCACGCACATTACGGCGGCGACCTCGAAGGCGTCGCGCAGGCCATGCCGTACATCGCCGACCTCGGCGCCAACGCCTTGTGGCTCACCCCGATCTTCGTTTCGCCGTCCGCGCACCGATACGACATCGCCGATTACCGACACGTCGATCCGCACCTCGGCGGAGAAGCGGCCTTCGAGCAGATGATGGCGGCGGCGAACGCGCACGGCGTCAAAGTCGTGCTCGACGGGGTGTTCAATCATTCGGGGAGCGAGTGGCACCTGTTCAAGAAGGCGTTGTCCGATCCGCACGCGCCCGAACGCGAGATGTTCACCTTCCGCGACGTCGAGGGCGGCAAGCCGCCGTACGCGGCCTTCTTCGACGTGCCCACGCTTCCCAAGATCGACTACTCGTCGCCGATGGCGGTCAACGAGTTCTTCGAGGGAGACTCGAGCGTCGTGAAGTTCTGGCTGGAGCGCGGCGTCGCGGGGTGGCGCCTCGACGTCGCTCAGCAAATCGGCGTGGGCGGCACGGACGAAGGCAACCTCGAACTGCACGCCCGCCTCAAGAGCGCGGCGCGCAGCGTGAAAAGCGACGCCTACGTGTTCGGCGAGCGCTTCTTCGATTCCGAAGCGGTCCTCACGGGTGAAGGCGAGGACGGCGTCATGAATTACCACGGCTTCGGCCTTCCGGTCATGGAGTGGTTCTCGGGCGAGACGTACAAGGGCTTCCCGAGCCGCCTGCCGACCGCCGAGCTCGTGGACTTGCTGTGGGACGCCTACCACGTCCTCGCGCCACAAATCGCCCTCAATCAGTTCAACCTCGTGGACTCGCACGACATCTCACGCGCCCTCAAGCGTCTCGGCGACGACAAGGAAAAGCTGCGGTCGGTCTTGACGCTACTGCTGGGGTATCCGGGCGTGCCGTGCGTCTACTACGGCACCGAAGTCGGTCTGACGCAGGTCGAGAAGGGCACGATGCCGTTCAATCGCGGCACGATGCCGTGGGACGAGTCGAAGTGGGACCTCGACTTGCGGCGCGACGTGCAAGCCCTCATTCGCGTTCGCAAAGAGACCCGCGCCCTGCAAGAAGGTGCGATGCGAATGCTGCACGCGGGAGAGGACGCCGTCGGGTTTTTGCGAACCTACACGCGGGAGGACGGGACTCCCGAAAAAGCCGCCGTGTTCGCCAGCCGCCGAGGCGAGGCGCACGAGGTCAGCGTGAACTTGCCCAGCGGCGAGTGGCGAAACGCCGTCACGGGCGCCGTCGTCTCGAACGGCGGCGCGACGACGCTCGACGTGGGACGCGGTCTGATTCTCGTGGGTTAAACTTCATCATGCGCGTCGGCGTGATCTCGGACACGCACGGACTGCTTCGAGACGAGGTCCTCGCTCGTTTGGCGGGCGTGGACCTCGTCTTGCATGCTGGAGACGTCGGCACTCCGAGCGTCTTGAAGCGCTTGGCGGAATTGGCACCGACGCTCGCGGTGCGTGGCAACGTCGACAAGGGCGAGCTTTCCACCCTGCCCGAGACGCTGTTGTATGACGTGGGAGGCGCCTGGGTCTACATGCTGCACGACCTCGCCGCCCTCGACCTCTCCCCTGCCGCCGCTGGAATTCGCGTCGTGATCAGCGGGCACAGCCACGTTCCGAAATTGGAGAAGCGCGGCGAAACGCTGTACCTCAATCCCGGCTCGTGCGGACGGCGGCGTTTCAAGCTGCCCGTGGGACTGGCCTTCCTCCACGTCGAGGACGGCGAGGTACGCGCGGAGCTCGTGACTCTGGACGCCGTCCTCCCCGAATGACGGATCACGAAACATTCAGGCGCGAAGCCG
This genomic window from Deinococcus yavapaiensis KR-236 contains:
- a CDS encoding maltose ABC transporter substrate-binding protein; the protein is MKKALGLSLLSVAMMSLGSASAAKITVWTHFEGPELAWLKDQATAFERATKNDVDIVSVPFGTIQDKFIQSAPRGQGADLLVSQPHDRLGAFAAAGVIEPLDKYITSRTDLSKIALSTMTYKGRLFGLPMFAEAVGVVYNKKLVKSVPTNWNDFIKVAQANTGNGRFGFLYDIANAYYNYGIINAYGGYVFKNNNGTLDVKNLGIANDGAEKAASLLNDLRYKYNLVPEGLDDQAARSAFLDGRLAMYLTGPWNMGDIKKAGIDYGIAPLPTPPGATSKWSPFVGVQGIMLSAYSKNKTVAAQFARQLVTSDAQVSFNKAGGRLPVSLSATTRLKSDPVVAGFGKNINLGTPMPNVAEMGAVWGPWSNANAQSVAKPNANFKQILDAAQKEISANIK
- a CDS encoding phospholipase D-like domain-containing protein, whose translation is MPPNRSSVFVTSGSYPPRDGHSVTLLVDGEPAFRRICEAIEAARFDVWVTITFLWSSFRMPDGREALDVLECAAKRGVNVRVLFWRPDDETASLRRNAWWGSPEHFDELRRRGSPLHVRWDRAQGGFCQHQKSWLVDPGEDDGVAFVGGINLNPHSVVSPGHHGEGQNHDVYVEVRGPCVGDVAHNFVQRWNEASERRAADGHWNGEDELPFPARLPKPRGTATVQVQRTIHAGRVAHGRPPVDGAEFDIALGERSVLDGVLRALGFARRSIYVEQQYVEVLEVVEALHAACARGVEVVLVMPSEPAVGPDAYRSPERRAFLERRSALGSYANFTLCGLAGSSEDGRRAPVYVHAKLLLVDDVCAVVGSANWHRFSLFGNAELNVAIHDVPSARAFRVALFEEHLGEDTAHLDDLEALGRFKAVARANRERLARGDPAWQGLVFAADVARYGVT
- a CDS encoding rhodanese-like domain-containing protein, whose product is MISPDVVVVDIRPQELRWKDPLETLIPNEILVSSLEKIEKGGHGITGRVVVVCEIGVRSRVAAMYLLADGVEATHLPGGVKGLKLALRS
- a CDS encoding sugar ABC transporter permease, which codes for MTVSGSNPPSGSTHDTSVVYVHKEPSLLRRAVPWLVALAILVGLYFLVQALARPFVSGTIRPSFSILRIPNGWQAALLWLLGAVGLLALTSFIGKVWGERTSKRTISYWQVLGDQLTHLFLWLVIFVAVYPLFFVLIASFDPRNSLYQFFLPTTGNVFVRSGLWPNFANSSLDNYTRLFDGVNIPAWQWILLGVIAGAALALLVITFLRRRASDERAYERPSRTLTYVALGALALIVLFMSPTQFQGQGNESKFLLSVRNTFLVSGLTGFIAILLSTTAGYAMARLRFPGRFQTLLFFIFIQMFPVFLGLVAIQYLLFALGLSNSFTGLILAYSGGAIAFNTWIYKGYVESLPESLEEAALVDGATRWQAFQKVVLPLSGSMLVFIFLNQFIGTYAEYIISSQVMTGIENWTVGILLFSYTSDQFSTKWGVFAASAVMGALPIVALFYGFQRYFVSGAVAGGVKE
- a CDS encoding rhodanese-like domain-containing protein, with amino-acid sequence MEEVTPQEGLRLVQQGALLLDVRESNEFEEVHAEGAQLMPLSSFQQTYDELDKDRDIVVICRSGARSAQAAQFLLQQGYNAVNLQGGTMAWEQAGLPVERKDA
- a CDS encoding MFS transporter: MRRPRVILFLTLFVATLGLSVLFPILAPLARRLGLSETEVGLLGTAYSLMQFLTAPLWQARSERVGRKPILTLGLVGFSGSFALFGLVATLGLHGTLSGWPLFLGLLVARTIGGALSSATLPTAQAYLADLGDANNRGPAMGLVGAALGLGMVFGPSISAALSSFGLLAPVYFSVGLGLLTALFARTALQEGRRPNEVVERLTPRFSLDLLARPGVALLLVVSMLYTLASVGMEQTIGFFVQDRLAVSGRDATRTIGFMLTVFGLLAALVQGGALRSLSTKFAPRALIYAGLVVMGGGMLLIALGQDFWSITFALGVVGVGSALLAPSLSAALSLGASEREQGRIAGLNASALALGRMFGPLIGAGLYQQVSVSGPYIFSGVLLLLLLLVSGAAFKPTVNAFGTDD
- a CDS encoding fasciclin domain-containing protein encodes the protein MKKLIAASLTLALLTGPAALAGGGANTTIAGIVASDPNFSTLLQAVQAAGLAETLSGSGSFTVFAPTNAAFAKVPAAQLQALLNDPAALRRVLLYHVVPGHVTAAQVVRLRSARTSQGSNVTIAVNGSRVRINNANVTQTDIAASNGVVHVIDTVLLPPAN
- a CDS encoding metal-sulfur cluster assembly factor; this translates as MTQETNDASTSLPTEAQVREAMKIVKDPEIPVNVVDLGLVYDVEINEGGAVDITMTLTSVGCPVQDMIRADAELAVMRVDGVTQVNVDFVWSPPWSPDKMSEDGKRQMRMFGFNV
- a CDS encoding ABC transporter permease subunit, whose translation is MTTSLRGDTPPQGTRGLFIALGILLVLLVGSAFVAWGLSRLTSLVWPTAPAWLLLVYLALVLLPAMLFVSRAFRWIVNWYYLLPAIVVLLAFTVFPIVLTVNFAFTNYSGQNSGFPDTAYKTSITLSSDRTTLTLKELPEDFATAQQLFNCEGASCARKPIALYDEAGAAPVTLSIASIEGNTIRLSEPVPATFTPVETTRVNTINYVGLRNFQDIFKRAGSELWPVFIWTVAFAFLTIIINALFGLLLGILLYNKRLKGRNFYRTLLFLPWAIPAIISIQMWRALLDQQFGIVNKGLGLLGALPVPWLTDPDWAKVSILLVNLWLGFPYMMTATISALSTIPDDLYEAAQIDGASRFQQIQNITLPLLRNSFTPILLSGFAFNFNNFGIIYLLTRGGPAQEGRTSTAQATDILLSWGFNTAFTSAGGSNFAAASAIAVIIFILTVAISLVNFRAAGVFQEARR